In Sparus aurata chromosome 3, fSpaAur1.1, whole genome shotgun sequence, the following are encoded in one genomic region:
- the LOC115577897 gene encoding mediator of RNA polymerase II transcription subunit 30 codes for MAASLPQKPGMAGMAPQQQQQPHLPPGAASAPGQQPMPPQGALREISPVFLCRIGQETVQDIVTRTMEIFQITRATQLPNGVTQSQAMYQDRFGKLQEHLRQLALLFRKLRLLYERCVEMTSDLQEGPAEILPYVGEELVSVRVEPCSPAVNQERKEVLEKVRQKNQEMKVLMDQMRNLLWDVNAMLTLRK; via the exons ATGGCAGCCTCATTACCTCAGAAGCCAGGGATGGCGGGGATGGCTccgcaacagcagcagcagccccacCTGCCCCCCGGTGCTGCCTCTGCCCCAGGTCAGCAGCCCATGCCCCCGCAGGGTGCCCTGAGGGAGATCTCCCCGGTGTTCCTCTGTCGGATCGGGCAGGAGACTGTGCAGGACATTGTTACACGCACCATGGAGATCTTCCAGATCACAAGAGCTACGCAG CTTCCTAATGGTGTGACCCAGAGCCAGGCGATGTACCAGGACCGCTTCGGGAAGCTCCAGGAACACCTGCGGCAGCTCGCCCTGCTGTTCAGAAAGCTCCGTCTCCTGTATGAACGCTGTGTGGAGATGACCTCCGACCTGCAGGAGGGGCCAGCAGAG ATTCTGCCGTACGTCGGGGAGGAGCTGGTGTCGGTCAGAGTGGAGCCCTGCAGTCCTGCAGTCAaccaggagagaaaagaggttCTAGAA AAGGTCCGTCAGAAGAACCAGGAGATGAAGGTTCTGATGGATCAGATGAGGAACCTGCTGTGGGATGTCAATGCCATGCTGACGCTCAGGAAATGA